A genomic region of Arachis stenosperma cultivar V10309 chromosome 9, arast.V10309.gnm1.PFL2, whole genome shotgun sequence contains the following coding sequences:
- the LOC130948693 gene encoding LEAF RUST 10 DISEASE-RESISTANCE LOCUS RECEPTOR-LIKE PROTEIN KINASE-like 1.2, which produces MPILSFVSQCFFFPNGSGSKHHTLHPIIGSEVKGGSKLVPLDSEEPSSGDDEQHVVPLDSKVQRIWDEPMVPVISDELPSDHDQNQSLLLVDSVCCHINEVFEYSELEEATNNFDPSRELGSGGYGTVYFGILKDGRHVAIKQLHKDMLRSLRLHDENSESNDRVTKFSNEFAILSHLKHGNLVQLYGCTSPQSHEVLLVQEYIPNGTAADHLLNRSSPPWSTRLNIAIQTAEALAYLHSSSIIHRNVKTSNILLDINLNAKVADFGLSRLFPEGVTHVSTDPAGTPGYVDPEYYEHGHLSDKSDVYSFGVILLELITSLPAYSEDDKEPFLSNFAMVRISCGRLQSIVDRDLGFQSDDWNTKTITAVAELACKCLQSQSKLRPSMEEVLNSLVRIKSC; this is translated from the exons ATGCCAATTCTCTCATTTGTATCTCAGTGTTTCTTCTTCCCTAATGGTAGTGGAAGTAAACACCACACTTTACATCCAATTATTGGTTCTGAGGTGAAGGGAGGAAGCAAATTGGTGCCTCTGGATTCTGAGGAACCAAGTAGTGGTGATGATGAACAACATGTAGTGCCTCTGGATTCTAAGGTTCAAAGAATCTGGGATGAACCAATGGTTCCTGTGATCTCTGATGAGTTACCAAGTGACCATGATCAAAATCAATCACTTTTGTTGGTTGATTCTGTGTGCTGCCACATAAATGAGGTGTTTGAGTATTCTGAACTTGAAGAAGCCACCAACAATTTTGACCCTAGTAGAGAACTTGGATCTGGAGGATATGGGACAGTTTATTTTG GAATACTCAAAGATGGACGTCATGTGGCAATAAAGCAGTTGCACAAAGACATGCTGAGGAGTTTAAGGTTGCATGACGAGAATTCCGAGAGCAATGATAGAGTCACCAAGTTCTCAAACGAATTTGCCATCTTATCTCACTTGAAGCATGGAAATCTTGTCCAGCTATATGGCTGCACCTCTCCTCAGAGCCATGAAGTACTGCTTGTGCAAGAGTACATTCCCAATGGAACCGCTGCAGATCATCTTCTCAACAGGAGCTCTCCTCCGTGGTCTACGCGACTAAACATCGCCATACAGACTGCAGAAGCATTGGCTTATCTACACAGTTCTAGCATAATCCACCGCAATGTGAAAACTAGCAACATTCTGCTTGACATAAATTTGAATGCTAAAGTTGCAGACTTTGGATTATCACGCCTTTTCCCAGAAGGTGTAACTCATGTTTCCACTGATCCTGCTGGGACTCCGGGTTATGTTGATCCAGAGTACTATGAGCATGGCCATCTTTCTGATAAGAGCGATGTGTATAGCTTCGGAGTAATATTGCTTGAGCTGATAACATCCCTGCCGGCATATAGCGAGGACGATAAAGAGCCTTTTCTTTCCAACTTTGCCATGGTTAGAATCAGCTGTGGGAGACTCCAGAGTATTGTTGACCGAGATCTTGGATTTCAGTCAGATGATTGGAATACTAAAACAATTACTGCAGTGGCAGAGTTAGCGTGTAAGTGTCTTCAGAGCCAAAGTAAATTGAgaccttccatggaagaggtgttGAATAGCCTTGTGAGAATTAAAAGTTGTTGA